GGTAACGACCCTGCTAATAGTGCTCTCAGTCGCCTCAATATTTTTAGCATTATCTCTCGGTTCAGTTAAAATACCGATTAAGGAAGTAATATCATCTCTTTCTCCGACTTCGATATCCCTCTATAGGAAAGGAAACCTCTCTGGCTCTAAATTTATTATCCTCGACGTTAGGTTACCTAGGATAATCCTAGCATATTTAGTCGGCTTTTCTCTAGCCTTAGCTGGAACAGCGAGTCAAGCATTATTCCGGAATTCCTTGGCCGATCCCTATATCTTAGGGATAAGTGGGGGGGCTTCAATAGGGGCGGCTTTAGCTCTAGCTTACAATCCGAGGTACATTGAGCTGTTCGCCTTTATCGGGGCTATAGCCGCTGTTTACCTCGTTTACTCGATCTCAAAGGTGAACGGTCACATACCTGTCGATGTACTTCTCTTAGCTGGGATTGCGGTTGGCTTTTTCTCCCATGCAATAACCTCCTACATACTCTATATGAACAAGGATAGGATACACGAGGGGTTGGTATGGCTGTTTGGAACGTTTGCCTTAGCTACCTGGGCTAAGGTTTTACTGATGCTCATAGGCACGATCATAGGATCTAGCATGTTATTCTTAACCTGGAAGGAGTTAAACCTTCTCTTGCTCGGTGAGGAGAGCATAGCATTAGGCCTCGACGTTAATCTGTACAGGAAATTAATAATAGTGGCGATCTCACTTCTAACTGGAGTGGCCGTGGCCGAAAGCGGGATAATAGGATTTGTTGGTTTGGTTAGCCCCCACATAATGAGGATGATCGTGGGCCCTAATCACAAGAGGCTTTTACCAACCGCTGCTATGTTTGGTGGGATTCTACTCGTTACCTCAGACGTTCTCTCAAGAACTTTAGTTGCCCCGGTTGAGATTCCAATAGGAATAATGACATCTCTATTTGGAGCTCCTTTCTTCGCTTACCTTTTAATTAGAAAGAAGAGAGGTGAGCTTTATGCCTGAACTTGAGGTGGATATATCATTTTCCTACGGTAATTTTGAAGCCCTAAGGGATGTCAAGTTTAAGGCGAAAAAAGGAGAACTCTTAGCTATAATAGGCCCTAACGGATCTGGAAAATCAACTTTGCTCAAGTGCATAGCTGGTATACTAAAGCCTAGAGGTAAGATAGTGTACGATGGTATAAATCTATTAAATCTTAAACCCAAGGAGAGGGCTAAGATAGTTTCATACGTCCCACAGTCCTCATTTCCACAGTTCTCTTTCACCGTTGAGGAATTCGTAGAGCTTGGAACTTATGCAAGGGGAGGCGACATTGAAGATGCCCTAAAGAGAGTTGGGCTCGTTGAAAAAAGGCATGAGCTCATCACAAGACTTAGTGGTGGTGAGTATCAGCTAGCCCTTATAGCCAGGGCCCTTGCCCAGGGAAGTGAGGTCATGCTCCTGGATGAGCCAACGAGTCACCTAGACATAAATCACACGAAGAAGGTCATTGAGATCCTCCAGGAGTTAAAAAAAGAAAAGCTTATAATTGCCGTTTTTCATGATCTAAATCTTGCAATTAACTATTCTGATGAGTTATTAGTTCTTAAGAATGGAGAGGTTGCATGGCTTGGTGATCCTAATTCTCTTCCCCTGGAGGTAATAGGAAAGGTATATGGAATAGTGCCAAAGTTCCTCGAGGTTGATGGGGTGAAGACAATACTACCTTAACTTTATTAACCACTAAAGGTAGCTTAACTCATGAGGTTCTTTGTAAGTGGAATGCCGGGAGTTGGAAAGACGACTTTAGCAAAAAGGATAGCCGATGAAGTTAGGAGAGAGGGATTTAAAGTTGGGGGTATAATAACTGAGGAAATTAGGGAAGGAGGGAAAAGAACAGGCTTTAGGGTAATAGCCCTAGATACTGGGGAAATAGGAAGGTTAGCGTACGTTGGTTATGGCTATCCAAGGCTTGGAAAGTACGTTATCGACGTTGAAGGCTTTGAAAGGGTGGCAATTCCAGCACTCTCCAGGGCCCTTAGGGGTGCTGATTTAATAGTTATAGATGAGATAGGCCCGATGGAATTTAAAAGCAATGAGTTCCTTAAAGCCCTCGGCCTAGTACTCAAGAGCGAAAAGCACCTACTGGCAACGGTTCACAGAAGGTTAGTTGATAGGTATAGGCCACTAGGTGAGTACTATTGGCTAACTCCAGAAAATAGGAATGCTGTGTTTTCCGAGATATTGGGAAGGATAAAAGGATTGCTTAAGGAGAAATGAGGACTCAGGGAATAAAACCCAGGATTAGGGAGATACTCTCAAAGGAGCTTCCTGAAGAGCTAGTGAAATTACTTCCTAAAAGATGGGTTAGGATAGGGGATGTTCTCTTGCTTCCACTAAGGCCGGAGTTGGAGCCTTATAAGCATAGGATAGCGGAGGTTTACGCGGAGGTTCTTGGGGTTAAAACGGTTCTGCGGAAGGGGCATATTCACGGGGAAACTAGAAAACCCGACTATGAGCTCCTCTATGGAAGTGACACTGTAACGGTTCACGTAGAGAACGGGATTAAATATAAGCTAGATGTGGCTAAGATAATGTTCTCTCCCGCGAATGTTAAAGAGAGGGTTAGAATGGCTAAGGTTGCGAAACCAGATGAACTAGTGGTTGACATGTTCGCTGGTATAGGTCACTTAAGCCTTCCAATAGCGGTTTACGGAAAGGCTAAAGTTATAGCTATAGAGAAAGACCCCTACACATTCAAATTCTTAGTTGAGAACATTCACCTAAACAAAGTTGAGGACAGGATGTCGGCTTATAACATGGATAACAGGGATTTTCCTGGGGAAAATATAGCTGATAGGATCTTAATGGGATATGTAGTTAGAACCCACGAGTTCATACCGAAGGCCTTAAGCATAGCAAAGGATGGGGCAATAATTCACTATCACAACACAGTTCCAGAGAAACTAATGCCAAGAGAACCATTTGAGACGTTCAAAAGAATTACGAAAGAATACGGATATGATGTGGAGAAGCTGAACGAGTTGAAGATAAAGAGATACGCCCCAGGAGTTTGGCACGTCGTTCTGGATCTCAGAGTTTTCAAGAGTTGATTTCCTTACTTGAGAGGTGATAGCATGACGGTGTTCATTCCCAATGGAGAGGAGCCGAATCAAGAGGGAGTTAGATACGTGGCCAAGCTACTGAAAAGGGAAGGACTTGTGAGAGATATAAACTTCGCCACGTTAGATGAAATTCCTCTAGATAATTCTTACGTTCTTGGGGATCACTCCGGGACGTACTTTATATTAAAAAAGATAAGGCCAAAGGCCATGATAAGTTTAGATGCTCATACAGATTTAATGCAGGATTACTTTGATCACGCTTCTTGGCTGGCCTATGCGTTGAAAGATAACGTTATAGAGAGGGCCTCGGTAATTGGTGCAGTTCTAATGATACCAACAACTTCTGGAACTAAGCTCTGGACGAGAAGGGTAAAGATATTCCCAGCATTACCAAGGACTAGAAAAGTAAGGGGTAAATGGAAAGCTTACATTAACCTTAAGCAACATGGAGTTAAAGCGGTTATTAAAGAGGCCAAGGAATTCCTTGGGAAGGAAATATATCTGTCAATAGACTTAGACATCCTAAGTCCAGAATATAGGATAGCTCGATTCCAGCATGGAGAACTTACCCTTAAAGAGCTTCTCGATTTGATAGATAAAATTAAGGAGAACTTCGATATTATAGCGTTTGACATAGCTGAAATCTCTTACAGAGTTGCAAAGTCAAAATATGGAAGGAGGGCTATAATTGAAGCGTTTTCCTCCCTAAAGGAGGTGTTTGAATGATAACGGATGAAGAGATTAGGAAAGTCATTGCACCTCTTCTTCTCTCTGGAGCGAAAATGCTGGATAAGCATTGTCCAAAGTGTGGTTCACCTCTCTTTGAAAAGGATGGAAGGGTGTTTTGTCCAGTTTGTGAATACAGGGAAAAACAGAAAAAAGAGATGGTTAAGGGGGTTGAAGAAAGGCTAATGGAGAAGTTAACTCAATTGGCAAATTCCCTTCCCGATGACATTGATGAACTTGAGAAACACTTAAGGGTAATGGAGAAGATAATTGAAGTGTTGGAGAAATACAAAAAACTGGAGGGGAGAAGATGAAGAATACAAAAGTTTTGAAGGTTCTTGAAAATGGTCCAAAAACTGTTGAAGAGATCGTAAAGGAGACGGGAATTAGAGACATGGAAGTGAGGAGGTATCTCCTTAGGTTTGCAGAGCAGGGAAAGGTTGAAAGCTTTCAAAAGGATGGGAAGGTATTTTGGAAGCTGAAGGAGAAAGATGAGCTCGAGGAAGAGTTCAAGTACGTGTAACCTTGCTCCTCTAATTTCTCCTTCAACAATTTAGCATTGGTTGAAATTAAGCTTAAACTAATTCTCTAAACGAAGACTCTCCATATGTATGGCTTCTTCTTGTTATTGTTGGATTAGTGGTTATTCTAAGAGTTTCTGCATACTATGTTCATGTTTAATCTCTTTACAAGAAAGTCAATGAAGGAAGAGTGCCCTTTCCTTTATGCCTTCTGAAAGAAAGTTTTAACAATTCCTGGGCTTGACTTCATCCAGCATCCTGCAAGTACAGGTTCATCGACAACTAGAGGGAGGATGAAAGGTAAAATATCTCTTTAGCAGGGTATTCCTCAGCTAGAGAGACCTAAGGCACTTGGAGGGATAATAACTGGGATATTATATATGGTAATTCCTCAATATGGAGTCCTCATATTCTGGAAGATGGCAAGAACTTTTTTGAGAAGAAATTATAGTCAGGAACTTGCTCGGAGAATGCTACGACAAACCCTACGGGTGTTAACTATATCTCAGGTATATAATATTGTGCAAAATGTGTTGTAATGTGTTATTGTAATTTTTTATTTTAATGGTAAGTGTTATTATTCTACTACTCTGGACTCACTTTATTTATCCATAAGGTTTTTATGTACTATAGGAATTAGTTAAATTTGGTGATTCTTGTGTTGGGGATTGGCTTGTGGTGGATAAGGTGGAATGATACTCTGGGTGGTTATGAGTCTAGGATGACTCTTGGTGGGAGGAGTCCAGGAACGTATTATGATGAGGTCCAGTTGTTTAAGGAGAGGGGTTTTGATAGGGTAGTCTTCCTAGGTGAGGAGGGGAGGGGAATCAACTACACTGGGAATGGGTTTGCGGATGCTCGTTACCTAGCACTGTGGATTAGGACTCACATCACCTCAATAGATTATTACATCACAATACCATTCTCCTATGGTAGTGGTGAGCTTAGGGATAACCCTGCCAATGGGTTCGAAAACTCTTACTGGAGGAGTTGGATTGACGGAGTCCTCGGGGTTGATGATGACAACAGACTCGGCTTCTACTGGAGCTACGAAAGCTGCCTACAAGGAACAATCAATGACCCAGTTCCTAAGAAGAAACTTAATCTTAAAAAGGAAGATGAGATTAAAGAGTACGAGAGTAAATACATTGAGTTCCTCCAGGAAATGAGTGATTACATTCACAGTCATGGACTGGAATTAATTTGGATTCCAGCGACTGGAACCAGAGATGCTACGTATTTAAAAAATAATAGTGGGATACCCACTCTAGCTGGATATTTCGACCGTGTTTTTGTTCAATTAAATTATTATCAATATAACTCACAATATACCTTCAACAAACTTGTTGAAAAAATCAAATGGATATATGAAGAATCACTCTCAATAGAGATGGAAGCTGACTGCGCGGTTCTCGAGGGTAAACGTGGGCACTGTGCTGAGTGCGAGTATGCAAATAATGAACCTGTTTACTGTAATAACGCAAAATGTCTAGAACGTGCCTGCGATTATATAAGTGGTATATTAGAAGCATATTGGGAGTTATTCCACCGCCCACCTTTATCGCCGGAAACTGTAGTTAACAGGCTCTTTCCTCATAGAGCCTACTACTTTGGCACTGACTTTAAAGTAGTTGACAAGGTGAGGTCAAAATGTCCAGAATGGTGATTGTATCTTTTCTCACTATATTTTTATTCCTAACTCCTATAGCTTCAGCTATTCATACAATCAAAGCTCCTGGAGTGATATATGAAGTAAAATACTCCGTTGTTTCAAATGGAACAGTGGTTTTAATACCTCTATCAGTTTTTCAATATGATTTTCTTTGTTGTCCAAATAGCTCAATAGCAAAATTTGGTGAGTGGTATTATCTCCTCTACTATGACGGCTCACAACTTTATCTCTTGAACTTCACGTATGCACTTGCTCATCCTCTCAGAGTTGCATTTGTTAATGGTAGTTGGTATGTAGAGATTTCAACATATAAAGATTCATGCGATGAGATTACTAGCTCAGTCTATAGTTTAAACCTGGCAAATTTTTCTTTCAAGAAGGTGAATACTAGCTGGTCTAGACTTGTATGGAATAGTCAAAGCGTTAATGAAATTAATGGTTGGAAAATAGTTATTCCTAATCTTTCAACGAACTCAAGCTTTCCTACAACTGTGGATATTATTGTTATTAACAGTAAAGAGAACGCTAATCTCCTCAATAACTCTAAAAGAGTTGTCTTGACGACCTCTCCAAAGTTCCCAGTGTACTTCCTTCTAAGGAAGGGGAATCGAATTAGAAACATTACATTAGTTTACATAAACACTACTCCTGTATCTTGGATCGAGTACGGCTCAAGACGAGTGACTGGAATATCTGGCTATTGGTTTCCAGAAAATATCAAGGTAATTAGGATTGGCCCCAAAGGGGAACTTCACGTTCCCTTCTGGAACGTCAAAGTTTTGAACGCTCAATATTCAATAGTTTCAAGTGGAAAGGATGCAATAATTTACCTTTCAATATCAGTTCTTTCTCCTTACTGCCCTCCACACCTTGTTGCAAGTGGCTATAATTGCAGTAATACGAGTGAAGTCACCATCATGGGTGGAGGTGAATATCTCCTCTATTTCAACGATTCAAAACTTTATTTATTGAACTTCTTAAAGCCCTATAATACCGTCATTGAAAGTTATAACGGAGCAGTTTTTGTCAATGGCTCCTGGTACTTAAACATAACTTTCTTCAACAGGAGTAATTTAAGATTTGTGGATAAAATATACCAATTTAATTCGCGTGATTTTTGCATTAAACCTGTAAACGTTAATTGGTCAAGGCTCCTGGAGGAAAGCAAGAATATTAACACAATCAATGGATGGAGGATAGTTACCTTTGACCAGCAGAGTTCGGATAGGTGGGGGTTAGCTCCCATTTATACTGTCTGTGCATCTCCTTTTAAAGAGGCAATTAAGTTAAATTACCCCTGTAAAAGCCTGATAATTCAAAAATTTGTTAAAATTCCAATTCAATTCATACTTGAAAGAAGTGAGACAGAGAGAAACATTACAATGGCTTACTTTGAAATGAATTCAACAAGTGCTGACTACAAGCTTTCTAAGGATATTATACCTGTTGATATACCATTCTGCCAGCAGTCAAAAAGTGAGAGAAGAGAAAGTACGAGTAAGGAGAAAAATGAAACTACTACTTCCTCCACTACTTCTACTACCTCCCCCACACCAAAAGAAAAACACAAAATCTGCGAACCAGGAGTTATTGTGTTGTTACCTCTCATATCTATAATCATCTCAAGGATTAGAAGGAGATGAGGTCGAAATGTCTCGGTGGATAGTTCCTCTTCTCTTATTAACCCTCCTATCTTTCCCAGCCCTAGCGAGTAAGCCCCTAATACCAGTTGGAGGAGATGTCGTTGAGGTTTACTATAATATCTACTCTAACGGTACTGCAGCCCTAATAAGCACTGAAGTTGCAGATCTTCAAGTGACCTGTGGGATGGAGATGGTATGTTGGCCAGAAGTGGGCCGAGCATATCACTATTT
This Pyrococcus horikoshii OT3 DNA region includes the following protein-coding sequences:
- a CDS encoding FecCD family ABC transporter permease, translating into MKKVTTLLIVLSVASIFLALSLGSVKIPIKEVISSLSPTSISLYRKGNLSGSKFIILDVRLPRIILAYLVGFSLALAGTASQALFRNSLADPYILGISGGASIGAALALAYNPRYIELFAFIGAIAAVYLVYSISKVNGHIPVDVLLLAGIAVGFFSHAITSYILYMNKDRIHEGLVWLFGTFALATWAKVLLMLIGTIIGSSMLFLTWKELNLLLLGEESIALGLDVNLYRKLIIVAISLLTGVAVAESGIIGFVGLVSPHIMRMIVGPNHKRLLPTAAMFGGILLVTSDVLSRTLVAPVEIPIGIMTSLFGAPFFAYLLIRKKRGELYA
- a CDS encoding ABC transporter ATP-binding protein translates to MPELEVDISFSYGNFEALRDVKFKAKKGELLAIIGPNGSGKSTLLKCIAGILKPRGKIVYDGINLLNLKPKERAKIVSYVPQSSFPQFSFTVEEFVELGTYARGGDIEDALKRVGLVEKRHELITRLSGGEYQLALIARALAQGSEVMLLDEPTSHLDINHTKKVIEILQELKKEKLIIAVFHDLNLAINYSDELLVLKNGEVAWLGDPNSLPLEVIGKVYGIVPKFLEVDGVKTILP
- a CDS encoding NTPase; its protein translation is MRFFVSGMPGVGKTTLAKRIADEVRREGFKVGGIITEEIREGGKRTGFRVIALDTGEIGRLAYVGYGYPRLGKYVIDVEGFERVAIPALSRALRGADLIVIDEIGPMEFKSNEFLKALGLVLKSEKHLLATVHRRLVDRYRPLGEYYWLTPENRNAVFSEILGRIKGLLKEK
- a CDS encoding tRNA(Phe) (4-demethylwyosine(37)-C(7)) aminocarboxypropyltransferase Taw2, giving the protein MRTQGIKPRIREILSKELPEELVKLLPKRWVRIGDVLLLPLRPELEPYKHRIAEVYAEVLGVKTVLRKGHIHGETRKPDYELLYGSDTVTVHVENGIKYKLDVAKIMFSPANVKERVRMAKVAKPDELVVDMFAGIGHLSLPIAVYGKAKVIAIEKDPYTFKFLVENIHLNKVEDRMSAYNMDNRDFPGENIADRILMGYVVRTHEFIPKALSIAKDGAIIHYHNTVPEKLMPREPFETFKRITKEYGYDVEKLNELKIKRYAPGVWHVVLDLRVFKS
- a CDS encoding arginase family protein, whose amino-acid sequence is MTVFIPNGEEPNQEGVRYVAKLLKREGLVRDINFATLDEIPLDNSYVLGDHSGTYFILKKIRPKAMISLDAHTDLMQDYFDHASWLAYALKDNVIERASVIGAVLMIPTTSGTKLWTRRVKIFPALPRTRKVRGKWKAYINLKQHGVKAVIKEAKEFLGKEIYLSIDLDILSPEYRIARFQHGELTLKELLDLIDKIKENFDIIAFDIAEISYRVAKSKYGRRAIIEAFSSLKEVFE
- a CDS encoding Sjogren's syndrome/scleroderma autoantigen 1 family protein — encoded protein: MITDEEIRKVIAPLLLSGAKMLDKHCPKCGSPLFEKDGRVFCPVCEYREKQKKEMVKGVEERLMEKLTQLANSLPDDIDELEKHLRVMEKIIEVLEKYKKLEGRR
- a CDS encoding DUF4855 domain-containing protein: MILVLGIGLWWIRWNDTLGGYESRMTLGGRSPGTYYDEVQLFKERGFDRVVFLGEEGRGINYTGNGFADARYLALWIRTHITSIDYYITIPFSYGSGELRDNPANGFENSYWRSWIDGVLGVDDDNRLGFYWSYESCLQGTINDPVPKKKLNLKKEDEIKEYESKYIEFLQEMSDYIHSHGLELIWIPATGTRDATYLKNNSGIPTLAGYFDRVFVQLNYYQYNSQYTFNKLVEKIKWIYEESLSIEMEADCAVLEGKRGHCAECEYANNEPVYCNNAKCLERACDYISGILEAYWELFHRPPLSPETVVNRLFPHRAYYFGTDFKVVDKVRSKCPEW